The following are from one region of the Salvia splendens isolate huo1 chromosome 2, SspV2, whole genome shotgun sequence genome:
- the LOC121792210 gene encoding ABC transporter B family member 1-like yields MREEEWRWSERRREGVEIVVSAQTQTQTDTNSPSISIKSPNTTPTSSSPAAAIPSPKQNHITTMEVEGSSAAEPEKPASPPPVALKELFRFADGLDYALMGIGTVGAIVHGSSLPLFLRFFADLVNSFGSNADDVDKMTQQVLKYAFYFLVVGAAIWASSWAEISCWMWTGERQSTKMRIKYLEAALNQDIQFFDTEVRTSDVVFAINTDAVMVQDAISEKLGNFLHYMATFVSGFVVGFTAAWQLALVTLAVVPLIAVIGGIHATTLSKLSAKSQDALSEAGNIAEQTIAQIRTVLAYVGESRALQSYSAALRVAQRLGYKIGLAKGLGLGATYFTVFCCYALLLWYGGYLVRHHYTNGGLAIATMFAVMIGGLALGQSAPSMAAFAKARIAAAKIFRVIDHKPGVVSDSESGLELEAVTGKLELKNVDFCYPSRPETQILNNFCLTVSAGKTIALVGSSGSGKSTVVSLIERFYDPSSGQVLLDGHDITTLKLRWLRQQIWLVSQEPALFATTIKENILLGRGDASLVEIEEAARVANAHSFIAKLPDGYDTQVGERGVQLSGGQKQRIAIARAMLKNPAILLLDEATSALDSESEKLVQEALDRFMIGRTTLVIAHRLSTIRKSDLVAVLQQGSVTEIGTHDELLARGESGIYAKLIRMHEAAANEAALNNARKSSARPSSARNSVSSPIITRNSSYGRSPYSRRLSDFSTTDFSLSLDAGYPNYRHEKLAFKEQASSFLRLAKMNSPEWSYALFGSIGSVVCGTLSAFFAYVLSAVLSVYYSPNHAYMIREIAKYCYLLIGVSSAALIFNTMQHYFWDRVGENLTKRVREKMLAAVVKNEMAWFDQEENESSRVAARLALDANNVRSAIGDRISVIMQNSALMLVACTAGFVLQWRLALVLVAVFPIVVAATVLQKMFMNGFSGDLEASHAKATQLAGEAVANVRTVAAFNSEEKIVGLFSLSLNTPLRRCFWKGQIAGSGYGIAQFLLYASYALGLWYASWLVKHGISDFSKTIRVFMVLMVSANGAAETLTLAPDFIKGGRAMRSVFELLDRKTEIEPDDQDAITVPDKLRGEVEFKHVDFAYPTRPDVSVFRDLNLRARAGKTLALVGPSGCGKSSVIALIQRFYEPSSGRVMIDGKDIRKYNLKSLRRHIAVVPQEPCLFGATIYENIAYGHEAATEAEIIEAATLANAHKFISSLPEGYKTYAGERGVQLSGGQKQRVALARAFLRKAEVMLLDEATSALDAESERCIQEALERACGGKTTIVVAHRLTTIRSAHVIAVLDDGKVAEQGSHSHLLKNCPEGVYARMIQLQRLGNASTSSTQ; encoded by the exons ATGAGAGAAGAGGAGTGGAGATGGAGTGAGAGAAGGAGAGAAGGGGTTGAAATTGTGGTGTCagctcaaactcaaactcaaactgaCACCAACTCTCCCTCTATTTCTATTAAATCCCCAAACACCACACCTACATCATCATCACCTGCTGCTGCCATTCCTTCTCCAAAACAAAACCACATCACCACCATGGAGGTTGAGGGCAGCAGCGCCGCCGAGCCGGAGAAGCCCGCCTCTCCTCCGCCGGTCGCGCTCAAGGAGCTCTTCCGCTTCGCCGATGGATTGGATTACGCTCTCATGGGAATCGGCACAGTTGGTGCGATTGTCCATGGCAGCTCCCTCCCTCTGTTTCTCAGATTCTTTGCTGATCTCGTTAATTCCTTCGGCTCCAATGCCGACGATGTTGATAAGATGACGCAGCAAGTTTTGAAG TATGCCTTTTACTTTCTTGTGGTTGGAGCTGCGATATGGGCGTCTTCTTGGGCAG AGATATCGTGCTGGATGTGGACGGGGGAGAGGCAGTCCACTAAGATGAGGATCAAGTATTTGGAGGCGGCTTTGAACCAAGATATTCAATTCTTCGACACAGAAGTTCGGACATCCGATGTTGTTTTCGCCATCAACACCGACGCCGTCATGGTCCAAGATGCCATCAGTGAAAAG TTGGGGAATTTCTTGCACTACATGGCTACATTTGTTTCTGGATTTGTGGTGGGGTTCACCGCGGCGTGGCAGCTAGCTCTTGTCACTCTCGCTGTGGTTCCCCTCATCGCTGTGATCGGTGGCATCCACGCCACCACGCTCTCCAAGCTCTCCGCCAAGAGCCAGGATGCTCTGTCGGAAGCAGGAAACATCGCCGAACAG ACTATAGCTCAAATTCGGACTGTATTGGCGTACGTGGGAGAGTCGAGGGCGTTGCAGTCGTATTCAGCAGCGTTGAGGGTTGCTCAGAGGCTCGGATACAAGATTGGATTGGCCAAAGGGTTGGGACTTGGAGCTACTTATTTCACTGTTTTCTGCTGCTATGCCCTTCTGCTCTGGTATGGAGGCTACTTGGTTAGGCACCATTATACTAATGGAGGTCTTGCAATTGCAACCATGTTTGCTGTCATGATTGGTGGCCT TGCTTTGGGGCAGTCTGCTCCCAGCATGGCTGCATTTGCAAAGGCAAGAATTGCAGCTGCTAAAATCTTCCGAGTGATAGACCACAAGCCGGGCGTCGTCTCAGACAGTGAATCCGGCCTGGAGTTGGAAGCCGTAACCGGAAAATTGGAGCTCAAAAATGTTGATTTCTGCTACCCTTCAAGGCCAGAAACTCAAATACTTAACAATTTCTGTCTCACTGTTTCCGCTGGGAAAACGATAGCCCTTGTCGGGAGCAGTGGCTCGGGTAAAAGCACGGTGGTGTCCCTCATCGAGAGATTCTATGATCCCTCCTCGG GGCAAGTGCTGCTAGACGGTCATGACATAACAACGCTGAAGCTGAGATGGCTGAGGCAGCAGATTTGGCTGGTGAGCCAAGAGCCTGCTCTGTTTGCCACAACCATCAAAGAAAACATACTGTTGGGTAGAGGGGATGCAAGTTTAGTCGAGATTGAAGAGGCTGCGCGAGTTGCCAACGCACATTCATTCATTGCAAAGCTCCCAGATGGCTATGACACTCAG GTCGGGGAGAGAGGGGTCCAGCTGTCGGGCGGGCAGAAGCAGAGAATAGCTATAGCAAGGGCAATGCTCAAGAATCCAGCCATATTGCTGTTGGATGAAGCAACCAGTGCATTAGATTCCGAGTCGGAGAAGCTAGTGCAAGAGGCCCTTGACCGTTTCATGATTGGAAGGACTACTCTAGTTATCGCCCATCGCCTCTCCACCATCCGAAAATCTGACCTTGTTGCTGTGTTGCAGCAAGGCAGCGTCACTGAAATCGGGACTCACGATGAGCTCTTAGCCAGGGGAGAAAGCGGCATCTACGCCAAGCTAATCAGAATGCACGAAGCAGCAGCTAATGAAGCGGCTCTCAATAATGCCAGGAAGAGCAGTGCAAG GCCTTCTAGTGCGAGAAACTCAGTGAGCTCGCCAATAATCACTAGAAATTCATCCTATGGAAGATCGCCTTACTCGAGAAGACTGTCCGACTTCTCCACCACGGACTTTAGCCTCTCCTTAGATGCTGGATACCCTAATTATCGCCATGAAAAACTAGCGTTTAAGGAGCAAGCAAGCTCATTCTTGCGTCTTGCAAAGATGAATTCACCCGAGTGGAGTTATGCCTTGTTTGGCTCGATAGGCTCAGTCGTCTGTGGCACCCTCAGTGCATTCTTTGCATATGTGCTGAGTGCTGTTCTTAGCGTCTACTATAGCCCGAATCATGCCTACATGATAAGGGAGATCGCAAAATACTGCTACCTCTTGATTGGTGTGTCGTCGGCTGCCCTCATTTTCAACACAATGCAGCATTACTTCTGGGATAGAGTCGGGGAGAACTTGACAAAGCGTGTTAGGGAGAAGATGCTGGCAGCAGTTGTGAAGAACGAAATGGCGTGGTTCGATCAGGAAGAGAACGAGAGCTCGAGAGTTGCAGCTAGGCTAGCTCTGGATGCGAACAATGTTAGGTCTGCAATTGGAGACAGGATTTCTGTTATAATGCAGAATTCTGCTCTCATGCTTGTTGCCTGCACTGCTGGCTTCGTGTTGCAGTGGCGCCTCGCCCTCGTCCTCGTTGCTGTCTTCCCCATCGTCGTTGCAGCAACTGTTTTACAG AAAATGTTCATGAATGGATTCTCTGGTGACTTGGAAGCTTCACACGCTAAGGCAACGCAGCTGGCCGGGGAGGCTGTAGCGAATGTGAGAACCGTTGCAGCGTTCAATTCGGAAGAGAAGATCGTCGGCCTATTCAGCTTGAGCCTCAACACTCCCCTAAGGCGTTGCTTTTGGAAGGGGCAGATAGCTGGCAGTGGCTATGGCATTGCTCAGTTCTTGCTCTACGCTTCCTACGCGTTAGGCCTATGGTACGCGTCTTGGCTGGTGAAGCATGGCATCTCCGACTTCTCGAAGACGATACGTGTCTTTATGGTGCTGATGGTCTCCGCCAACGGCGCTGCAGAGACACTCACCCTCGCCCCCGACTTCATCAAGGGAGGCCGCGCAATGCGGTCCGTGTTTGAGCTCCTAGACCGCAAGACCGAGATAGAACCAGACGACCAAGACGCCATCACTGTCCCTGATAAGCTCCGTGGCGAGGTTGAATTCAAGCACGTTGACTTCGCATACCCGACGAGGCCCGATGTGTCAGTCTTCCGCGACCTGAACCTCCGTGCCCGGGCAGGGAAGACCTTAGCTCTCGTCGGCCCGAGTGGCTGTGGGAAGAGCTCAGTGATCGCCCTGATACAGAGATTCTACGAACCTTCATCCGGCCGCGTGATGATTGATGGGAAGGATATAAGGAAGTATAATCTAAAGTCGTTGAGGAGACACATTGCTGTGGTGCCGCAAGAGCCGTGCCTCTTTGGTGCAACGATCTACGAGAACATCGCCTACGGGCACGAAGCAGCAACGGAGGCAGAAATAATAGAGGCAGCAACGCTAGCGAATGCGCACAAGTTCATATCGTCGTTGCCAGAGGGGTACAAGACGTATGCTGGGGAGAGAGGGGTGCAGCTGTCGGGGGGGCAGAAGCAGCGGGTGGCCCTGGCTCGGGCGTTCCTGAGGAAGGCGGAGGTGATGCTGCTGGACGAGGCGACGAGTGCACTAGATGCGGAGTCGGAGAGGTGCATACAGGAGGCACTGGAGCGGGCGTGTGGAGGGAAGACGACGATTGTGGTGGCGCATAGGCTGACGACGATCAGAAGCGCGCATGTGATAGCGGTGCTGGATGATGGGAAGGTGGCGGAGCAGGGGTCGCATTCGCATCTGTTGAAGAACTGCCCGGAGGGGGTGTATGCGCGGATGATACAGCTGCAGAGATTGGGGAATGCTTCCACTTCTTCTACGCAGTGA